The genomic stretch GAAGGTGCAACCTTGGATCCgtgataatttgataaatatggTGTCACACTTCCTGAGTATAGTCCAAACAATGTATGATCGATGCAGCGCATCTTTGGAGGTACTATTCTGATTATCTAAGTACAGTAGAGTTTATATGGTAGTTCGTCATTAAAAAGTATGTTCTCCTTCTAGCATAGTCCATTAAAATATGAGTTCCCCCAGCATATAACCTCTACGCATGCTTACTTTCTTTTCACAGTTTCCATTTACATACTCAATTGACTCAATTTGAAGTTTGTAATTATATGCATTAAATCTTGCTTTTGACGTAATTATATGCATTAGATCCTGTTTTTGACATTATGTTTCTCTTATAACTTCTTGATAAAAGCTTCCCAAGACATGGATGCATTTTCTGCTTGCGGTTCATTACATATCACATTCAACTTTCGGgttgaaattttgtgcagttgcTGTTTTCTTCTGGAAGCCATGAAGATCATGTGGTCAATCAGCATTGCTCAGACTTTTTGGAGGTGACAGTCTCTTTTATACTAGGAAGATAGATTGGAATCCGTGACCCTAATGTGTATTGTCTTGTCTTGtctgatattttttaaatttttttatcttttgtggcTTTACATATCTCCTGAAAGGATGTAACTGAAATTGGTAAAACTGTGACTTTGTTGTAATTTGCATGTTTGTTGCAAAAGGAGTTATATCACGTTTGCCCTTTTTGAGTATAATTGAGTAACTTATGTCATGCAAGGTGAGAAGgttgaaatgaaatgcttttcctGACTAGGAGCAGGCCTAAATTGTGAATGAATTCTAGCAATTTAATcacatcaaaaaataatttgcctGCATTACTTTCTCGCAATGGATGGACACTGCATTTTCGTTCTCTTTGTGATTGAGCGTACTTGCTGTTTCGTTGATAGGTCATGGACTTTATGAATGACGCAATTTCATCTATGGATGCTTTTGTGAATGCATACAAGCTTGCAGGCGTGCTCTTCTCATACCCTGTTGAAACAAGGTACTcgtgtttattttttaagaaaagagaATGTGGGTACAACTAGAAGCCATTAAAGATTAAATTTTGGTTCCACATGAGATGTTATGtcattcaaaacttttttgccCAATCCAGCTTCATTAACTTAGCCTCAGTGGGAGAATTGGTCATGTGAATCCTGTTAGGTGGTTAACCTATTTGGCTCTTAGAATCTCTGTCCATGTGCTTATCAGTGTTCTTTCTTCACTTCTTTGTTAAAATCAGGCCCCTTTCCGTAAAATGGATCATGGATTGTTTGATATCTTTTATGTTCTTCAACCTCAGCTAATTTTGGTTTCCTATCCAATGATTTAAGGGATGATTTTGCAGTTGGTTTCAACTTTATTGCATTCCAATGGAAACTTTAGGAGAGTTCACTTTGCCTCTTACTCCAACCAATGAATTCATGCAGTTATGGGAATGAAGAATTGCTCCTTACCCTTGTGAAACTACATGATTCTTTTCTTCCATCATTAAGGAAGGGTTTCAGAGTCATCTTTTCATCGAGAGAAGATAGCGCAAAGTCCACCATCTCTATTAGTTTGAAAATGCTATCAATGAGAATAGTTGCATTTGGTTGGAAATTACTCGACGCTTGTTATCTTAGTGATGATTTGTTTGAAGATGGCCAGTACATGCCTGCTGCCACTAAGATATTTCCAGCAAAAGTTGAAGATCCTATCATAAGGGCAGATATCGTGATTCAAACTTTTAGGGAGCTGAACAATTTTTCTCTCCAAGAACAGGGGAGTCAGAATGTTGAGACGTTTCTTCAAAGTGTGGAGAAGAATTGCCAAGTAATGAGCAGACTTAGGAGCTTGCAAGATGGAGGTATGTTGTCTAATACTTTGATGCTGTGATTCTCCTCCGTTGAATTGATCATTGCATCAGGTTTTGCCCTAGCATGAGCATATTGGCACTTGATGAAATCAGTGTGCGAGGATTAGTTACCCCATATCCATGCAAGGGGTACAAATTAGTGTCATGTACACTGGACGACATACAGTTCGGCTGCATCTTTCAGCAGTATTCATCTGTATTATTTCCGTAAATATTCCGGGACATCTTGTTACATTTTCCTGGCATGATAATTTCGGGCAGAGTAGACCAAATATTCACATGGCCATTGTTGATGATTCCTATTAAAGTAGTTGAGTGAGAGCCACTCTAGTAAGAAATTAGATGCATCTAAAGTTTGGATTTGCCAGGTTAATCTCCGTGTAGCAGGGTCAATTCTCCTTGTTTATTCAAATGGAATGGTTGCCTTTactcaaggaaaagaaagtctACTTTCGTGTTTAGGAAGGATCAAAGTTGGTGTGAGATGTGGTGGATGATTTTGCTttaacttgaaattttgatgcTGTGTTAGTTTCTCAACTACCATTACATTAATGTTTTATGTGttccaaaacagaaaaagagaattACCCCTCAGATTCCTCTCACTAATACCTTTGTAGAGAAGCTTCTTTAATGTGCAATAGAAACCTGTCATGCCATCGATGCAACTAGTATGCTTGCCCTTTTTTTCCTCCAGTAGCTTGACATTTTCCTTTAGGTAAAAAAGAGAAGGTTATTGAAGTGGAGTTTCATGGAAATATCTCCATTTTAGATTAACAGGTCACTTGGTTTGTGTTTGCCTTATTGTATGAAAAGCATATTTCTTAAAAGCTTACAATAGCTCTCTTTAATAGCCTCCATTTATGTAACTCAAATGCAGGATGGATAAATATGGATGAGGAACAATTTCAGTATTTATCTGGGATATTGATGTCTTATCTACACACAAGTAGTAAGGAATCACATCATGCACCGGCCAGTAAGACCAGCAAAGAGGTCCAGCTGGATGAAAACTCTGCAATTATGGAGTCCAAGATTAGTCAAATTAGGGACCTCTTTCCTGCTTATGGTAGAGGATACCTAGCTGCTTGCCTGGAAGTGTATGATGAGAATCCAGAAGAGGTGATTCAGAGAATTCTAGAAGGAACTCTTCATGAAGATCTTCAGTCTTTGGACCCTTCACTGGAGACCATTCCAATCCAAAAGACTACACCCACTTTAGAGAGTAATAAtaaagggaaggggaaggttAATgacaaagggaaaggaaagtTATCAGAATCTGTATTTGCCCCGTCTTCACACGCTGTGCCTCTAGTTCAGGAGCAACGGGATGGGGGCTCGTCATTATCATCCTCATATTCAGCTGGAAGGTATGTAAGGAAATCTCAATCTGACACACCTGATTCCAAAATTTTAGATCACAGAAATGAAAAGGattcagctaggacatctgcCTTGATTTCACAGTACGAGTACGAAGACGAGTATGATGATTCTTTCGATGATCTTGG from Rhodamnia argentea isolate NSW1041297 chromosome 2, ASM2092103v1, whole genome shotgun sequence encodes the following:
- the LOC115739587 gene encoding activating signal cointegrator 1 complex subunit 2 isoform X1, whose protein sequence is MSNRHSHAQNRHETGTRPPARSPKRFVPKSSQDDAPRAASSVATLSSSLRDRPASDQSEDASDGGRVRSGEGGEWVPSGARGGSFVNYLPQDEAVASGLGAGEGGLDPVESQRVVDLLNRELSRLLKLKPREFWREVATDTSLHEFLDSFLKYRSRWYDFPHRGAKGIVAGVIVGEHELSHRVFMVLYRISSNKDPGARAADALSANDHEVLLQEKKLLDLPKLLDICAIYGHENEDLTRLLVCNALKVQPWIRDNLINMVSHFLSIVQTMYDRCSASLELLFSSGSHEDHVVNQHCSDFLEVMDFMNDAISSMDAFVNAYKLAGVLFSYPVETSYGNEELLLTLVKLHDSFLPSLRKGFRVIFSSREDSAKSTISISLKMLSMRIVAFGWKLLDACYLSDDLFEDGQYMPAATKIFPAKVEDPIIRADIVIQTFRELNNFSLQEQGSQNVETFLQSVEKNCQVMSRLRSLQDGGWINMDEEQFQYLSGILMSYLHTSSKESHHAPASKTSKEVQLDENSAIMESKISQIRDLFPAYGRGYLAACLEVYDENPEEVIQRILEGTLHEDLQSLDPSLETIPIQKTTPTLESNNKGKGKVNDKGKGKLSESVFAPSSHAVPLVQEQRDGGSSLSSSYSAGRYVRKSQSDTPDSKILDHRNEKDSARTSALISQYEYEDEYDDSFDDLGLGGVESGFGENEILGDKISTSLGKSSGADSGRPVQDTQNAKWGSRRKPQYYVKDGKNYSYKVEGSIAVANAGEASLVTQAQSELIYGLGRGGNLPLGAVKKLVESQNERESHSDFPVTEGRGGSSNSRGRGRRGGGRYKELNEQEDSERSDASEANTRGGSGNQRGRGRGGGRNYYRKDRAMNKHFSGLGGY
- the LOC115739587 gene encoding activating signal cointegrator 1 complex subunit 2 isoform X2, with protein sequence MIMKEKKLLDLPKLLDICAIYGHENEDLTRLLVCNALKVQPWIRDNLINMVSHFLSIVQTMYDRCSASLELLFSSGSHEDHVVNQHCSDFLEVMDFMNDAISSMDAFVNAYKLAGVLFSYPVETSYGNEELLLTLVKLHDSFLPSLRKGFRVIFSSREDSAKSTISISLKMLSMRIVAFGWKLLDACYLSDDLFEDGQYMPAATKIFPAKVEDPIIRADIVIQTFRELNNFSLQEQGSQNVETFLQSVEKNCQVMSRLRSLQDGGWINMDEEQFQYLSGILMSYLHTSSKESHHAPASKTSKEVQLDENSAIMESKISQIRDLFPAYGRGYLAACLEVYDENPEEVIQRILEGTLHEDLQSLDPSLETIPIQKTTPTLESNNKGKGKVNDKGKGKLSESVFAPSSHAVPLVQEQRDGGSSLSSSYSAGRYVRKSQSDTPDSKILDHRNEKDSARTSALISQYEYEDEYDDSFDDLGLGGVESGFGENEILGDKISTSLGKSSGADSGRPVQDTQNAKWGSRRKPQYYVKDGKNYSYKVEGSIAVANAGEASLVTQAQSELIYGLGRGGNLPLGAVKKLVESQNERESHSDFPVTEGRGGSSNSRGRGRRGGGRYKELNEQEDSERSDASEANTRGGSGNQRGRGRGGGRNYYRKDRAMNKHFSGLGGY